From the genome of Pseudomonadota bacterium:
GCGACAATAATCGGCCAGGCGCTGGCCATTGCTGAGAAAATCGACACCATCTGCGGCATATTCGCGATCGGTCAAAAACCCAGCGGCAACAAAGACCCGTTCGCATTGCGAAGAAATGCCCTTGGCTGCCTGCGAATTCTGATCGAGCGCGAGGTTGATCTGGACCTGCGGGCCGTCATTGCAGGGTCGCTTGCCCAGCAGCCTGTCAATACCGGCGATGAACTTGCCGATGAGATATACGATTTCATGATGGACAGGCTCAGGGTCTATTACCTGGCTGACAAGAAGATGAATATCGGTCACGACGTTTTCGATGCGGTACTGGCACGCAGTCCGGTATCACCGCTAGATTTCCACCAACGTCTGATCGCGGTCAAGGCCTTTCAGACGATGTCATCCGCCGATTCATTGGCGGCCGCCAACAAGCGCATCGCCAACATACTGCGCAGGAGTAAAGACAAGTTGCCGGCGGATCCGGATGCCGGGCTGCTCAGCGAGCCAGCCGAGCAATTATTATACGATCAGCTGCAGGACATGCTGGTAAAGATACGGCCCATGCTCGAGCAGCGCCGTTACCAGGAGTCGCTGGAAAATCTCGCGGGCCTTGGCCCGGCCGTCGACGATTTCTTCGACAATGTCATGGTCATGGTCGAGGATGCGGCCTTGCGCGTGAATCGTCTCGCGTTGCTAAATCAGCTGCGGGGTCTTTTTTTGCAGACCGCGGATCTTTCGCGGCTCCAGCCTTAGGCCATGAGCAGCCCGCTGGTAATTCTCGATCGGGACGGGGTGATCAATTTCGACTCAGACGCCTTTATCAAATCCCCGGACGAGTGGCTGCCCATACCCGGGAGCCTCGAGGCTATCGCCAGATTGTACCAGGCGGGGTGGCGGGTGGTTGTTGCCAGCAATCAATCCGGTGTCGGCCGCGGCCTGATGGACGAAGACGCCCTCGAAGCGATCCACCGGCGAATGGAGCAAGCGGTGACGGCTGCCGGGGGCCACTTCGACGGTATCTACTATTGCCCCCACCATCCCGATGAAGGCTGCAAATGCAGGAAGCCGTTGCCCGGATTACTCAACGCCATCGCTAGCCATTTCGATATATCTTTGGAACATGTCCCGGTGATCGGTGACAGCGCGCGCGACCTTGAGGCAGCGGATGCTGCCGGCGCGGAACCGGTGCTGGTGCTGACCGGTAACGGTGAGAAAACGCGGGTCGGGTTGGCAGACGATTCCGTGGTACCCGTTTACGCCGATCTGTCGGCTGCCGTGGATGGATTGCTGGCAGCGGACCAATAAAATGCAGTTTCTCCGCTCGCTGTTTTTTACCTTGCTGCTGTTTGTCTCGCCACTTCTGCCCTGTCTCCTGATCGTGCTATCCGGTCCGCTGCCCTACCGGTTTCGCATCGCCATCGCAATCGCCTGGGCAAAAGGCGTCATGTGGATGCTAAAGGTAATCTGTCGGCTCGATTACGTCGTCGAGGGGCGGGAGAACCTGCCCGAGAACCCCGGCGTGCTGATGATCAAACATACCTCGACCTGGGAGGTCATCTCCCAGTTTTGCATTTTCAATAATCAAAGCTGGGTCATCAAACGCGAGTTGATGTGGGCGCCGTTCATCGGCTGGGCCCTGCTGTTCATGCGGCCAATCCCGGTCAACCGCGGTGGTGGCCATAGCGCGGTCGAACAAGTGATTAAAAAAGGGTCGCAACGGATACGGCAGGGAATGGGGGTAATGGTTTTTCCGGAGGGTACCCGCATGGAACCGGGTCAGACCCGTCGATACGGCCTCAGCGGCGCCTTGCTGGCACTGGAAGTAGACCGCCCGATTGTCCCGATTGCCCACAACGCCGGTGACTTCTGGCTGCGCCGCGGCTTGTTGAAAAAACCCGGCACCATAAGACTGGTGATCGGACCGCCGATCGAGGTGAGCGGCAAGGGGCCGGAGGCCCTGAACCTCGAAGTCCAAGGCTGGATCGAGGCTAAGATGCGCGAGATCAGCGCCGCCTATAAATGCTAGCGAGGGTCTGCAAAATCTGCGCCCCGTAAAGGTTTCCCAGCCAAAAGCCGGCAATTTACCGGCAACCGGTTACAACCCCAATCCCCGCTAAAAATACTGGCTTGACTCAAACGTCAAGGTTTGCCACCCGCAAGGCGTTGCGCTCGATAAACTCGCGGCGCGGCTCGACCTGGTCGCCCATCAGCGTGGTAAACAGTTCGTCCGCCGTTTGCGCGTCTTCGACGCGCACCCGCGTCAACAGGCGATTTTCCGGATCGATGGTCGTTTCCCACAACTGATCCGGGTTCATCTCGCCGAGACCTTTGTATCGCTGGATGCTGATTCCTTTTTTTGCCTGCGCCATGAACCACTGCATCGCTTCCCGGAAACTGGTGACATCCTGCCGCTGGTCGCCGCGACCGGCAAATGCGCCTTCATCGACAAGGCTGTTGAGTTCTGAAGCCAGTTCAGCAACGCGCCGATACTCGGCGGAGGCGAAAAATTCCTTGTGAATGTGCCGGGTAGCGGTCAGCCCGTGATGAGTTCGGCTCACCGCGATCTGGTGATCGCCGTCATCGTCTGCAGCCACCAGCTGCAAGTCGTAAGAAGCTCCGTTCTTATCCTTGAGACGCTCGCTGAGGCGTTGTAGCCATGGTTCCATAACCTTTTGATTATTAAGCGTTTTTTCATCAATCTGTGGCAGATATGACAGCTTTTCAAGCAGGCGCTTGTCATAGCGGCGAGCCAGCCGATCGATGATCGCGTTGACCTCCATGTATTTCCTGGCGAGCGCTTCGAGTTGCGGGCCCTTGATCGGCGGCGCC
Proteins encoded in this window:
- the gmhB gene encoding D-glycero-beta-D-manno-heptose 1,7-bisphosphate 7-phosphatase, with product MSSPLVILDRDGVINFDSDAFIKSPDEWLPIPGSLEAIARLYQAGWRVVVASNQSGVGRGLMDEDALEAIHRRMEQAVTAAGGHFDGIYYCPHHPDEGCKCRKPLPGLLNAIASHFDISLEHVPVIGDSARDLEAADAAGAEPVLVLTGNGEKTRVGLADDSVVPVYADLSAAVDGLLAADQ
- a CDS encoding 1-acyl-sn-glycerol-3-phosphate acyltransferase, with amino-acid sequence MQFLRSLFFTLLLFVSPLLPCLLIVLSGPLPYRFRIAIAIAWAKGVMWMLKVICRLDYVVEGRENLPENPGVLMIKHTSTWEVISQFCIFNNQSWVIKRELMWAPFIGWALLFMRPIPVNRGGGHSAVEQVIKKGSQRIRQGMGVMVFPEGTRMEPGQTRRYGLSGALLALEVDRPIVPIAHNAGDFWLRRGLLKKPGTIRLVIGPPIEVSGKGPEALNLEVQGWIEAKMREISAAYKC